In Cryptomeria japonica chromosome 5, Sugi_1.0, whole genome shotgun sequence, the genomic window GCatccattttaatccataattgaaatgtgcttaaattaaattaattaaaattaaatctcaaccttttttaaaaaaaaaaaaaaaaaagatatacccCTAGGTTGAATTAACAAAAATAATGTTTACATTTATATACAAATACACatctaaatatataaatttaatttccttaacaatttcCCAAACTTTATGGAAATAaagccatgcaaaccctaactagggaTTTTCCATTATAAAATGTCCTTAATCAAAAGAATAGTGTTACCATttcttttataattatttattaccctagccctacccgggctagggtttaatatttttcTTGCTTTAGAGTTTTGGTGCAAGGCCGAACTGGGGAGATCCGACGGTGGCCATGGCTGAAGAGGGGCACAATATAGAGAAGGGGGATGGTGTGGCTGACGCCtcccactgtgcaatgcatagtgggCTCGGCCCCGCTGaccactatgcattgcacagtgggaGGCGCTGCCGACCCCTGTGCAAAGCACAGTGGGCTCGGCCGAggacataaaaaaaaatttataatttaaaaaaaaaaaaaactaacaaagggttttgtttatatatatatatgcatttttatgtgtatgcaggtatatatacatttattttcatgattatttaaatcaatgtattctatataaatatatataaagatctACAAGTAAATTGTATgtctataaattatttatttatataaatatatataatttatatgacAAAAATTATGTAATGAATAAATCCTAGTATTTTGATTTTAGATATGTATTCCAACAGAATACTAAAATATGATATTGTTTTCTTGTTAATTTATTTCCTTTCGTAAAAGCCCTAGATGTAAAGATACAATAGATGGATTAATAAAATTTCtgattcatttacaacaagagtatagtacttttttttttttcatttaaactaTTTACTGTAGGTGTTTTATTTCAATCTTCAACTATAAAAATGACTAGATTTAATAATTCTACCTACAACTAATAAATCTAGATTCtatttaaataaaaactataatagaCTAAGATCTTCATTTCTTGCAATAATTAAATTGACAGACTTTGCAAAAATCTACAACAGCTATTTAAATGACAGATTTGGATACTTTATAGTTAAAGCATAGATGTACTTtctgtaataaaaataaataacataattaactaatcctaaaacaacaactaaattaaataaataatttattaacttaaactatagagatggttatgataaatttagattttattttctgcatttgaAATAAAACCACAGATAAAATAAAAtcatagatttaattaaaatacttttacatttccatgtataatcctaaatgcttttatatttcagcctttgcatgcatgcaaaatcaattctatttcttttcaattaaataaaagaataaatttaactcatttcctttcaagagatattaaatactctacaagatttatcctcaactttaggactagaacttagaaataaacgatttatattttctacaaaataacatgatattttctgcatatatataacaaataacatatccccaagtctttatttctattttacaaatagccttttttttttttcaaacaaatgaggacttttcaaagggtattaattacatttacaacatttttcctAAATCAACATCTTCCGCCATAACTGCATGCCCTGATATTTCTTCTAACAATCTGCAAGTAAATCAAACTggccatggagtgctcacctcccagcctaggctaactggtagccacccttgagcttggagaaccaagccctagataggtaacgaACATGCAAACAAAAAAAGATAGAATGCACATAAAACTCAAAcacatcccaacccaggctacactgcaccacatgttgtgatgtccttttcaagggtggtagtggaccaagtaccctgaggagaactgcaagtatggaaaaaaatgtagccacctcatggcaaaccaaatacatcaagtatagcaaccccttattccttatgccccccaaggcattcatgccttatttccctccttatgacccccaatgcataaacaagccatgcaacaagggtcacataaaatcccttgtgatcactctcataacgagagtctctcactcgagggctgtcacttctaccacccacacaagatcctcctctctcccaagagtaagaggtcttgatgactcccaaaaacacatacaatgtataatcacaaaataccaaataaatttccaagagaacatgcacggaaactagtcttttacacaaacattactttcaaaaacacatgcaataagaaatccattataagaaagatacaaccaaccttaatctgcccaaaggtatgctagttttgctgaggatgagcaacccaattccatggttcttccctttctacccttagccaaaattctcaatccaaaaatttaacttattcttttcaaaattcttttgtctccaaaaatggagagtgggtgattatccACTAATTTTCAAATTCTGGGTGATTATCCACTAATTTTCAAATTCTTACTTAAGAAACCCTTAGtaagagttctcacaagtttctaaaaactaaaaaggaaggtaaggtaaaatgggaaagggaactctcattcaaaaaggaaggttatcaacttagttcaagccttctaatttccatttccttacaacttagaaaagtcactttttagggtgtctaaatggtcacatgggagtagaaacttgcctaaaattacccctaacccttaggtataccttatgggctttaggaaaccctattaaactacccctaggtgtccatttaacccttttttaacccctctataagtttattttcgggtcaaacctatgttgaccatcccaaagattctttgcccaaggcatttatggaatctcattacattaattgaaaaagctatagttaaacaattcccaccaagagacaaatttaaaaattcaaacagaaatccacacgtgtcaagtgacacaaaaaaaatacttttacaaattaatgcatgaaatcgtgtctcttgtgggatttacataaatcaattaaataacactttgAGAGATATCAGGGTCATTTCTCTCATTTCTAATGTGTGTTACACCACCGATGAACACGaaaacattatttattttatttattagatgGACTTAGACAAATGTAGAAGTACAAGCATGAGATTATAAAAAATGGATATCAAAACTATATTTTCCATAAAAAAATGGAATTTGTGAGTAATagtaattaattttattcttttcttatatagatatatattctatttttttacatGTATAACCTATGTAGATAGATAGACATAGATCTATACATATAGATCTATGTCTACGTGCATAAACTCTTTTCATACTGGGatttcaatctttttttttttttgcactcaATGAGAATCTTGTATTTCATAAAAATCAGGTGCAATATAGTCTTTGCGTAAAGGCCACCCAATCCAACTTTCTGGCATCAATATACGTTTTAGACATGGATGACTTTCATAAAATATTCCCAACATATCATAAGATTCCCGTTCCTAGAAATTAGCACCTTTCCAAATACGTAGAACAGACGGGATTCTGGGATCTTCCCTTGGGACAAATACTTTTATACACACCTCTTCGGGTTGAtctgcattatcatttattttcgTAAGATGATATACACTAGCTAAGGAACCCCCTGGTGCTACATCATAATCACACTGAGAACGAAGATAATTAAAACCATAAACATATAGAGCAACAACTATAGAGACCCAATCCTCGGCTTTGATCGGTAATGTTTCTGTGCCTTGGTAATCAAAACCCAAAGGTCTATGAGCTAACTTATGCTTGGCTAGCCAAGTAGATAATCGACCTTGCATTTGATTACTATTTATTGTCAAAGTATCTATATAAGGATTTGACATTTCTAATggaatttttcaaatttattttttatttcctgCTCGTTACTTTCTACTAACGATTATTCATTCGCCAGCAACCTCTcgtattttcttcaaatttttaaaaGGGTATGATATCTCTAAAATGGGTTCAAATGTTTTGGGAGTTATCTCTAAAGTCGACTCAAACCGAGATTCATAAGATTGATGAAAAAACTTCTCCTCCTTATTTTCAATAAGAATACTGGATCCAAAATGAAACCTATGTTTTCTAGTGAAATAACTCTTTCCTTGTTGAAAATCG contains:
- the LOC131073745 gene encoding NAD(P)H-quinone oxidoreductase subunit K, chloroplastic-like encodes the protein MGAYTITGGMFSTDSYSTVRGVDKLIPVDIYLPGCPPKPEAIIDAIIKLREKIAQEISEDRNDFQQGKSYFTRKHRFHFGSSILIENKEEKFFHQSYESRFESTLEITPKTFEPILEISYPFKNLKKIREVAGE